The Mycolicibacterium boenickei genome has a segment encoding these proteins:
- the fadD4 gene encoding fatty-acid--CoA ligase FadD4, translating to MQIREHAEANPEKPAIILHPSGTVVTFGELEARANRLAHYFRGQGLQEGDVVAILMENNEHIHAVMWAARRSGLYYVPINTHLTAAEAAYIIDNSGAKAIVGSAVLKDILSGLDKELPNGLPDTLLIADGELDGWQRYPEAVADLPATPIDDEMDGDLLQYSSGTTGRPKGIKRELPHVPPSETPGMMSALVGFWMQPDSVYLSPAPLYHTAPSVWSMQTHAAGITTVVLEKFDAEGTLDAIQKYGVTQGQFVPVMFTRMLKLPENVRNSYDLSSLRRVMHAAAPCPVEIKKQMIDWWGPIVDEYYASSEAIGATVIFAEDWLTHPGSVGKPMNGLVHILDEDGKELPPGQAGEIFFEGGADFEYLNDAEKTASSRESHGWKTVGDIGYVDEDGYLYLTDRRHHMIISGGVNIYPQEAENMLVVHPKVMDAAVFGIPDDEMGQSVKGVVQTVDPADATPEFAEELLGWLRERLTHYKCPRTISFEAELPRTDTGKLYKQGLINKYS from the coding sequence GAGGGCGACGTGGTCGCGATCCTCATGGAGAACAACGAGCACATCCACGCGGTCATGTGGGCGGCGCGGCGCAGCGGCCTGTACTACGTGCCGATCAACACGCATCTGACCGCGGCCGAGGCGGCCTACATCATCGACAACAGCGGCGCCAAGGCCATCGTCGGCTCCGCGGTGCTCAAGGACATCCTGAGCGGCCTCGACAAGGAACTGCCCAACGGCCTGCCGGACACCCTGCTGATCGCCGACGGTGAACTCGACGGCTGGCAGCGGTACCCCGAAGCCGTCGCGGACCTGCCTGCCACCCCGATCGACGACGAGATGGACGGGGACCTGCTGCAGTACTCGTCGGGCACCACGGGTCGGCCCAAGGGCATCAAGCGGGAACTGCCGCATGTGCCGCCGTCGGAGACCCCCGGCATGATGTCGGCGTTGGTGGGTTTCTGGATGCAGCCGGACTCGGTGTATCTCAGCCCCGCGCCGCTCTATCACACCGCGCCCTCGGTGTGGTCCATGCAGACCCACGCCGCAGGCATCACCACGGTGGTGCTGGAGAAGTTCGACGCCGAGGGCACCCTCGACGCGATCCAGAAGTACGGTGTCACCCAGGGACAGTTCGTCCCGGTGATGTTCACCAGGATGCTGAAACTCCCTGAAAACGTGCGGAATTCGTACGACCTGTCCAGCCTGCGACGCGTCATGCACGCCGCCGCCCCGTGTCCCGTCGAGATCAAGAAGCAGATGATCGACTGGTGGGGGCCCATCGTCGACGAGTACTACGCCTCTTCGGAGGCCATCGGTGCGACGGTGATCTTCGCCGAGGACTGGCTGACGCACCCGGGTTCGGTCGGCAAGCCGATGAACGGTCTCGTGCACATCCTCGACGAGGACGGCAAGGAACTGCCGCCCGGCCAGGCCGGTGAGATCTTCTTCGAGGGCGGCGCCGATTTCGAATACCTCAACGACGCGGAGAAGACCGCGTCCTCGCGTGAGTCGCACGGTTGGAAGACGGTGGGGGACATCGGGTATGTCGATGAGGACGGCTACCTGTACCTGACTGACCGGCGCCACCACATGATCATCTCGGGCGGGGTGAACATTTACCCGCAGGAAGCCGAGAACATGCTCGTCGTGCACCCGAAGGTGATGGACGCCGCGGTGTTCGGCATCCCGGACGACGAGATGGGCCAGAGCGTCAAGGGCGTGGTGCAGACCGTGGACCCGGCCGATGCCACCCCGGAATTCGCCGAGGAGCTGCTGGGCTGGCTGCGGGAGCGCCTGACGCACTACAAGTGCCCGCGGACCATCTCGTTCGAGGCCGAGCTGCCCCGCACCGATACCGGCAAGCTCTACAAGCAGGGGCTGATAAACAAGTACTCGTGA
- a CDS encoding enoyl-CoA hydratase/isomerase family protein: protein MELPAGIRVGVDTPTDDATFTLTERPAEDRRMVTVDSVEQALGELTERCQTWPQAAAVCDDVLRALDPAGPTRAGLITESLAYSTLQSGSEFRRWLAERGPATVPQLPEPVQAHREGNTLHVRFNRPQRHNAFSTDARGALLEALEVARLDPSVDEVVLGGNGRSFCSGGDLAEFGSFADPASAHLARTRHSPALVLDELAEKLGRRCRAEVHGQVLGSGLEMACYCGWVSCHPDATIGLPELALGLIPGAGGTVSITRRIGRWRTAYLVLSGHTIDAATALAWGLVDEVRSVTVTLR, encoded by the coding sequence CTGGAACTGCCTGCGGGGATCCGCGTCGGGGTCGACACCCCGACCGACGACGCGACGTTCACGCTGACCGAACGTCCCGCGGAGGACCGGCGAATGGTCACGGTGGACTCGGTCGAGCAGGCGCTGGGCGAACTCACCGAGCGGTGTCAGACGTGGCCGCAGGCCGCGGCGGTCTGTGACGACGTGTTGCGTGCCCTCGACCCGGCCGGGCCGACCCGGGCCGGGCTCATCACCGAATCGCTGGCGTATTCGACGCTGCAGTCAGGATCGGAGTTCCGGCGATGGCTGGCCGAACGGGGGCCGGCGACCGTGCCGCAGCTGCCCGAACCGGTGCAGGCGCACCGTGAGGGAAACACGCTGCACGTCCGGTTCAACCGGCCGCAGCGGCACAACGCGTTCTCCACCGATGCCAGGGGCGCCCTGCTCGAGGCCCTCGAGGTGGCCCGGTTGGATCCATCGGTCGACGAGGTGGTCCTGGGCGGTAACGGCCGATCATTCTGCAGCGGCGGAGATCTGGCCGAGTTCGGCTCGTTCGCCGACCCGGCGAGCGCTCATCTGGCGCGTACCAGACACAGCCCGGCCCTGGTCCTCGATGAACTCGCCGAGAAGCTGGGACGACGCTGCCGCGCCGAGGTACACGGTCAAGTGCTGGGCAGTGGCCTGGAGATGGCCTGCTATTGCGGGTGGGTCAGTTGCCATCCGGATGCCACGATCGGCCTGCCCGAACTGGCCCTGGGGTTGATTCCAGGGGCGGGCGGCACGGTGAGCATCACGCGGCGCATCGGCCGGTGGCGCACCGCGTATCTCGTGCTCTCCGGGCACACCATCGACGCCGCGACGGCGCTCGCGTGGGGGTTGGTCGATGAGGTCCGGTCCGTAACGGTGACTCTGCGGTGA
- a CDS encoding hotdog family protein codes for MTLTSGAAAAHQAILGDRLRLALDADLATAVTGEPGPLAHPALVCDVAIGQSTLVTQRVKANLFYRGLAFHRCPVIGDTLYTRTEVVGLKQNSIKPGRQATGLAALRMTTVDQLDRKVLDFYRCAMLPLSGNEVDTGHADDLSAIGADATAPNPTAGWDADAFRTRIPGPHFDPGLAGAVLHSTADVVSSAPELARLTLNIAATHHDRRVGGERLVYGGHTIGLALAQASRLLPNLATVLGWESCDHTGPVHEGDTLFSELHVESAEAGVLKLRSLVYAAAEPDGGDDRQVLDWRFSALQF; via the coding sequence ATGACCTTGACCTCAGGCGCGGCTGCGGCGCACCAGGCCATCCTCGGTGACCGGCTGCGGTTGGCGCTCGATGCCGACCTGGCCACCGCGGTGACCGGGGAGCCGGGTCCACTCGCGCACCCCGCGCTGGTCTGCGATGTGGCGATCGGCCAGAGCACGTTGGTGACGCAACGGGTGAAGGCCAACCTGTTCTACCGTGGGCTGGCATTCCACCGCTGCCCGGTGATCGGTGACACTCTCTATACCCGCACCGAAGTGGTTGGTCTCAAACAGAACTCGATCAAGCCCGGAAGGCAGGCCACCGGCCTGGCGGCCCTGCGGATGACCACCGTCGACCAGTTGGACCGCAAGGTGCTCGACTTCTACCGCTGCGCGATGTTGCCGCTGTCCGGAAACGAAGTCGACACCGGGCACGCCGATGACCTGTCGGCGATCGGGGCCGACGCCACCGCGCCGAACCCCACCGCCGGCTGGGATGCGGACGCGTTCCGGACCCGGATCCCCGGCCCGCACTTCGACCCCGGCCTGGCCGGGGCGGTTCTGCACAGCACCGCCGACGTGGTGAGCAGCGCCCCTGAACTGGCCCGGCTGACGCTGAACATCGCTGCCACCCATCATGATCGGCGCGTAGGCGGCGAGCGTCTGGTGTATGGCGGACACACCATCGGACTGGCCCTGGCTCAGGCCAGTCGGTTGTTGCCGAACCTGGCCACCGTGCTGGGCTGGGAGTCCTGTGACCACACTGGCCCGGTGCACGAGGGCGACACCCTGTTCAGCGAGCTGCACGTGGAGTCGGCCGAAGCCGGCGTGCTCAAACTGCGCTCACTGGTCTACGCGGCCGCTGAGCCCGACGGTGGTGACGATCGTCAGGTACTGGACTGGCGGTTCAGCGCGCTGCAGTTCTGA
- a CDS encoding CoA transferase, whose translation MASLAIPRDLLRRAQVVADDFTAHTGVTVDATELLTGRAALLNIAPHGQVSAGGATRLLAPRDGWCALTLSRPDDTEAIPALLQVDSVDADPWPAVREWAAVNSAAELAARARLLGLPVAVLGETAPAPPAVSPLWPAQTGSLAGTLVADLSSMWAGPLCGQLLARAGATVVKVESSSRPDGTRAGAPEFFDWMNGGKLSYAVDFEDPRDLAALIQVADVVVEASRPAALARRGLGPDVVAARPGRIWLRITGHGSEGEKADWVAFGDDAAVSGGLVGYREGAPVFSGDAIADPLTGLHAAAAVADSRHRGGGELIEFSMAAVAAGYRSCGDDGMDVVPVRPPAGLHGRELGADNDAVRRLVAERIDAPC comes from the coding sequence ATGGCATCGTTGGCGATTCCGCGGGACCTGCTGAGGCGGGCCCAGGTGGTCGCCGACGACTTCACGGCGCACACCGGTGTGACCGTCGACGCCACCGAACTGCTCACCGGTCGCGCCGCCTTGTTGAACATCGCACCCCACGGGCAGGTGTCGGCGGGCGGGGCGACGCGACTGCTGGCCCCCCGCGACGGGTGGTGTGCTCTGACCTTGTCACGTCCTGACGACACTGAAGCGATTCCGGCACTGCTGCAGGTGGATTCGGTCGACGCTGATCCGTGGCCGGCGGTCCGGGAGTGGGCCGCGGTGAACTCCGCTGCGGAACTGGCCGCACGGGCCCGTCTGCTCGGGCTACCGGTCGCGGTGCTCGGGGAAACCGCGCCCGCGCCTCCGGCGGTGAGTCCACTGTGGCCTGCCCAGACCGGGTCGTTGGCCGGAACACTGGTGGCCGACCTGTCGTCGATGTGGGCCGGGCCCCTGTGCGGACAGCTGCTGGCCCGGGCCGGGGCCACGGTGGTCAAGGTGGAGAGCTCGAGCCGGCCGGACGGCACCCGGGCCGGGGCGCCGGAGTTCTTCGACTGGATGAACGGCGGGAAACTCTCGTACGCGGTCGATTTCGAGGATCCCCGGGACCTGGCCGCGCTGATTCAGGTGGCCGATGTGGTGGTCGAGGCCTCACGGCCGGCTGCCCTCGCCCGTCGTGGCCTCGGACCCGACGTCGTCGCAGCCCGGCCGGGACGGATCTGGCTGCGTATCACCGGGCACGGCTCCGAGGGGGAAAAGGCCGACTGGGTGGCGTTCGGTGACGATGCCGCGGTCTCGGGCGGCCTGGTCGGATACCGCGAGGGCGCACCGGTATTCAGCGGCGACGCCATCGCGGACCCGCTCACGGGGTTGCACGCCGCGGCCGCTGTGGCGGACTCGCGACACCGCGGCGGCGGTGAGCTGATCGAGTTCTCGATGGCGGCGGTGGCCGCCGGTTACCGCTCCTGCGGCGACGACGGTATGGACGTCGTCCCCGTGCGACCACCCGCGGGACTGCACGGCCGCGAGCTCGGGGCCGACAACGACGCGGTCCGCCGGTTGGTCGCGGAACGGATCGATGCGCCATGCTGA
- a CDS encoding amidohydrolase family protein, producing MLIRRATLLDGTVADIRVGDIIDEVAEALSPKPGEQVLDAAFGTVIPGLHDHHLHVYSAAAEGDSVRVGPAEVTDEAALSSVLRAAVVGADGWIRAVGYHEAVAGPLDRHALDRLAPAVPVRVQHRSGVLWTVNSPGLAALGLGDHPDGRLRSADRTWSEGLERRPTVVAEFSARLAGYGVTGVTDATPDLRPDDRPTGLRQRVHYLAPGKRILHDDGLDLDELTVWITERHRAGAPVAVHCVTSAQLIVTIAALHAAGSHPADRIEHAAMVPQDCIADLVALGITVVTQPNFVAERGDQYRTDVPAAEQDQLWRLATLLAAGVPVALSTDAPFGAPDPWAAMRAAVHRRTPRGVVLNPVERISGRRALALFLGSADGPARPRRIAPGEPGDLCLLTASPQRVVDALEADLVAATVVGGVVVFER from the coding sequence ATGCTGATTCGTCGCGCGACCCTGCTGGACGGGACGGTGGCCGACATCCGCGTCGGCGACATCATCGACGAAGTCGCGGAAGCGCTGTCGCCGAAGCCGGGCGAACAGGTGCTCGACGCCGCGTTCGGCACCGTGATTCCGGGATTGCACGATCACCATCTGCACGTGTACTCAGCGGCGGCCGAGGGGGATTCGGTCCGGGTCGGCCCCGCCGAGGTGACCGATGAGGCCGCGCTGTCCAGCGTGTTGAGGGCCGCGGTGGTCGGTGCCGACGGCTGGATTCGGGCTGTGGGTTATCACGAGGCGGTGGCAGGCCCGCTGGACCGGCATGCGCTGGATCGGTTGGCCCCCGCTGTGCCGGTGCGGGTGCAGCACCGCAGTGGCGTGTTGTGGACGGTGAACTCGCCGGGCCTCGCGGCACTGGGTCTGGGCGATCACCCCGACGGTCGGCTCCGCAGCGCGGATCGAACCTGGTCGGAGGGCCTTGAGCGCAGACCGACGGTGGTCGCGGAGTTCAGCGCCCGCCTGGCCGGTTACGGCGTCACCGGTGTCACCGATGCCACGCCCGACCTGCGTCCGGATGATCGACCCACGGGCCTGCGGCAACGCGTGCACTACCTTGCACCGGGCAAGCGCATCCTGCACGACGACGGTCTGGACCTGGACGAATTGACGGTCTGGATCACCGAACGGCACCGGGCCGGTGCCCCGGTGGCCGTGCATTGCGTGACCTCGGCCCAGCTGATCGTCACGATCGCCGCGCTGCACGCCGCGGGCAGCCATCCCGCCGACCGCATCGAACACGCCGCGATGGTGCCGCAGGACTGCATCGCCGACCTCGTCGCACTCGGGATCACGGTGGTGACCCAGCCCAACTTCGTGGCCGAGCGGGGAGACCAGTACCGCACGGATGTGCCTGCCGCCGAACAGGATCAGCTCTGGCGCCTGGCCACTCTGCTCGCCGCAGGCGTGCCGGTGGCACTGTCCACCGATGCCCCGTTCGGCGCACCGGACCCGTGGGCCGCGATGCGCGCGGCCGTGCACCGCCGGACCCCACGCGGCGTGGTGCTCAACCCGGTCGAACGGATATCCGGTCGGCGGGCGCTGGCCCTGTTCCTGGGCAGCGCCGACGGTCCGGCCCGGCCGCGGCGCATCGCTCCAGGGGAGCCCGGTGACCTGTGCCTGCTGACGGCGTCCCCGCAACGGGTGGTAGACGCACTGGAAGCCGATCTGGTGGCCGCTACCGTCGTGGGCGGTGTGGTGGTGTTCGAGCGGTGA
- a CDS encoding MFS transporter, translated as MPALLACAAMGFAGFSLLLPAAPMWAVRIGADSLGAGAVNSVLMLFTVIAQLLVGWLLRRVGWAVTQALGLVLLGIPAVAHLLTGSLWQVLLLAALRGLGFGILTVCSVRGIAALIPQERRGRAIGAYGLSIAAPQFVLTPLAPWLAENVGYQLVFGLAAAPLLAVPLAFARPAPTLVHQPHPDRLDGVGAGLVGPIAALVVITAAGGGILTFAPQLSGATTALGALLAMTGTAALARWLIGGPADHHGAARFIAPMLGVGATGLAVIAVGIAAGGWLVIFGCALLGTAYGALQNLTLVQAFAATGEHARGAVSVAWNVGFDAGTGLGSLAVGALATSFSFPTAFAVMTAACVGVGLMWVLMRHDGQSGRGTAA; from the coding sequence ATGCCGGCGTTGTTGGCGTGCGCGGCCATGGGATTCGCTGGGTTCTCCCTGCTGCTGCCGGCCGCCCCGATGTGGGCGGTGCGGATCGGTGCCGACAGTCTCGGCGCGGGTGCGGTCAACAGCGTGCTCATGTTGTTCACCGTCATCGCGCAGCTGTTGGTCGGATGGCTGTTGCGGCGGGTGGGCTGGGCCGTCACGCAGGCGCTCGGGCTCGTGCTGCTGGGAATACCGGCAGTTGCGCATCTGCTGACCGGATCTCTTTGGCAGGTGCTGCTTCTGGCGGCGTTGCGCGGGCTGGGTTTCGGCATTCTGACGGTGTGCAGTGTCCGGGGTATCGCGGCGTTGATCCCGCAGGAGCGTCGCGGTCGTGCCATCGGCGCGTACGGATTGTCGATCGCGGCACCGCAGTTCGTATTGACCCCGCTGGCACCGTGGCTGGCCGAAAATGTCGGCTATCAGCTGGTATTCGGGTTGGCCGCCGCACCGCTGCTCGCGGTACCGCTGGCATTCGCCCGCCCGGCACCCACGTTGGTGCATCAGCCCCATCCGGACCGGCTCGACGGAGTGGGCGCCGGGCTGGTCGGCCCGATCGCCGCGCTCGTGGTGATCACCGCGGCAGGCGGTGGCATCCTCACGTTCGCTCCTCAACTGAGCGGCGCGACAACCGCGCTCGGAGCGTTGTTGGCCATGACCGGGACCGCGGCGCTGGCCCGATGGCTGATCGGAGGGCCGGCCGACCATCACGGCGCCGCGCGGTTCATCGCCCCCATGCTGGGAGTCGGCGCGACCGGGCTGGCGGTGATCGCCGTGGGTATCGCCGCCGGCGGTTGGTTGGTGATCTTCGGCTGTGCTCTGTTGGGTACTGCCTATGGTGCGCTGCAGAATCTCACCCTGGTGCAGGCCTTCGCCGCCACCGGGGAGCATGCCCGCGGTGCGGTCAGCGTGGCGTGGAACGTCGGTTTCGATGCGGGCACCGGGCTGGGGTCGCTGGCTGTCGGGGCGCTGGCCACCTCGTTCTCGTTCCCGACGGCGTTCGCCGTGATGACGGCTGCGTGTGTGGGGGTCGGGTTGATGTGGGTACTCATGCGCCATGACGGGCAATCAGGGCGCGGCACCGCTGCTTGA
- a CDS encoding class I SAM-dependent methyltransferase → MPTDDRTARWNRYWDKKSRTYDREIGFFDRHLFGDSRQWVCSQATGDVLEVAIGTGLNLAFYPENVTLTGIDWSQQMLDIARQRAADLGHPATLQQADAHHLPFDDASFDTVVCTFGLCAIPDHTQALTEMTRVLRPGGKLILVDHIRSSTAPVRAVQRGLELFTIPLGGEHFLRRPLEHLRAATDLAIDHRERFTLGLVERVVAHKTPAT, encoded by the coding sequence ATGCCCACCGATGATCGCACCGCCCGCTGGAACCGGTACTGGGACAAGAAATCTCGCACCTATGACCGTGAGATCGGGTTCTTCGACCGCCACCTGTTCGGCGACTCCCGCCAATGGGTCTGCAGCCAAGCCACCGGCGACGTCCTGGAGGTCGCGATCGGCACCGGACTCAACCTTGCCTTCTACCCCGAGAACGTCACCCTGACCGGGATCGACTGGAGCCAGCAGATGCTCGACATCGCCCGCCAACGCGCCGCCGACCTCGGTCACCCCGCCACCCTGCAACAAGCCGACGCGCATCACCTGCCGTTCGACGATGCCAGCTTCGACACCGTCGTCTGCACCTTCGGGCTCTGCGCCATCCCCGACCACACCCAAGCCCTCACCGAAATGACCCGAGTCCTGCGCCCCGGCGGAAAACTCATCCTCGTCGACCACATCCGCAGCAGCACCGCCCCAGTCCGAGCCGTGCAGCGGGGCCTCGAACTATTCACCATTCCCCTCGGCGGCGAACACTTCCTACGTCGCCCCCTAGAGCACCTGCGGGCCGCGACCGACCTCGCGATCGACCATCGTGAGCGGTTCACACTCGGCCTCGTCGAACGCGTCGTCGCCCACAAAACCCCTGCCACCTGA
- a CDS encoding methyltransferase family protein, with translation MPATALIFYVIFAVLGFGWRSWTQYRHTGSTGFRGIHGRPGSLQWLAGVGFIAAILAGAAAPLLQLLDILTPMAVLDAPWIQTTGIVLAVAGIAATVHAQRDMGPSWRIGVDPSETTTLVRHGVFALVRNPIFTAMLIFAAGITLITPNPLALAAFAVLWATIELQVRVVEEPYLNTIHGQAYRDYCGAVGRFVPYIGRRLTV, from the coding sequence ATGCCCGCCACCGCGCTCATCTTCTACGTGATCTTTGCCGTCTTAGGGTTCGGCTGGCGCAGTTGGACCCAATACCGCCACACCGGATCCACCGGATTCCGCGGCATCCACGGTCGGCCCGGGTCGCTGCAATGGTTGGCCGGTGTCGGATTCATCGCCGCCATCCTCGCCGGGGCGGCCGCGCCCCTGCTGCAACTGCTCGACATCCTCACCCCGATGGCCGTGCTTGATGCGCCGTGGATCCAGACCACCGGCATAGTGCTGGCCGTCGCCGGGATCGCCGCCACCGTCCACGCCCAACGCGACATGGGCCCATCGTGGCGCATCGGAGTGGACCCCAGCGAAACAACCACATTGGTGCGCCACGGCGTGTTCGCGCTGGTACGCAACCCCATCTTCACCGCCATGCTGATCTTCGCCGCCGGCATCACCCTGATCACCCCAAACCCGCTTGCCCTGGCCGCCTTCGCCGTCTTGTGGGCCACGATCGAACTGCAGGTACGAGTGGTCGAAGAGCCCTACCTCAACACCATCCACGGCCAGGCCTACCGGGACTACTGTGGGGCTGTCGGCCGGTTCGTTCCCTACATCGGACGCCGCCTGACCGTCTGA
- a CDS encoding DsbA family protein: MARASRMLLTAFVIAAMAIGALVYLSVRDRDSTAPAQSDTSEIGQVVRENSHRLNSVPESKVTFVEFLDFECEGCRAVYPEIEKLRAEYGDRVNFVIRHFPLPAHVNAERAARAVEAAAQQGQLEAVYRKMYDTQAQWGEKQTPADDVFRGFAAELGLDMAAFDAAYADPATLERIRLDMADGRALGVQGTPTFFLNGTRIQPHSYEDLAKALDQALAEN; encoded by the coding sequence ATGGCGCGCGCCAGCCGCATGTTGCTCACCGCGTTCGTCATCGCCGCGATGGCGATCGGTGCGCTGGTCTACCTGTCGGTGCGCGACCGTGACTCGACCGCCCCAGCGCAGTCCGATACCAGCGAGATCGGGCAGGTGGTGCGGGAGAACAGTCACCGGCTCAACTCGGTGCCTGAGAGCAAGGTGACGTTCGTGGAGTTTCTCGACTTCGAATGTGAGGGTTGCCGCGCGGTTTACCCGGAGATCGAAAAGTTGCGGGCTGAATACGGGGACCGGGTGAATTTCGTGATCCGCCACTTCCCGCTGCCAGCGCACGTCAACGCCGAGCGGGCCGCCCGGGCCGTGGAAGCCGCCGCCCAGCAGGGCCAGCTGGAGGCGGTGTATCGCAAAATGTATGACACCCAGGCTCAGTGGGGTGAAAAGCAAACCCCGGCCGATGACGTATTCCGTGGATTCGCAGCAGAACTCGGCCTGGATATGGCCGCTTTCGACGCGGCCTACGCCGATCCCGCCACGCTGGAGCGCATCCGGCTCGACATGGCCGACGGCCGGGCCTTGGGGGTGCAGGGCACGCCGACGTTTTTCCTCAACGGCACCCGCATCCAACCGCACAGCTATGAAGACCTCGCCAAGGCCCTTGATCAAGCGCTCGCCGAGAACTAA
- a CDS encoding ArsR/SmtB family transcription factor, which translates to MKSGSVDPAVCGNVDAATALFHSLSDATRLAILRRLAGGEARVVDLTGELGLAQSTVSAHLACLRDCGLVDFRPQGRASVYRLARPELLEMLRAAEAVLEATGNAVALCPNYGLPDQRKKVAR; encoded by the coding sequence ATGAAAAGTGGTTCGGTCGATCCCGCGGTGTGCGGGAATGTGGATGCGGCGACGGCGTTGTTTCACAGCCTCTCGGATGCGACCCGGTTGGCGATCCTGCGCCGCCTGGCGGGTGGTGAGGCCCGGGTGGTGGATCTGACGGGCGAGTTGGGGTTGGCGCAGTCGACGGTGTCGGCGCATCTGGCCTGCCTGCGTGACTGCGGGTTGGTGGATTTCCGGCCGCAGGGCCGCGCCTCGGTGTATCGGCTGGCCCGCCCGGAGCTGCTGGAGATGTTGCGCGCGGCCGAGGCGGTGCTGGAGGCCACCGGCAACGCGGTGGCGTTGTGCCCCAACTACGGCCTCCCCGATCAGCGGAAGAAGGTTGCTCGATGA